The sequence below is a genomic window from Ipomoea triloba cultivar NCNSP0323 chromosome 10, ASM357664v1.
TTCTATTTGGTCTTTCTGCATCTCTGGACCTTTGCTCCCTTGAACAAGATATTCTGACATTATTATCTGCTGAAGGCACTTCTTCCGGGTTTCCAGCAGTTGCTTCTTCAGAATTTAAGCTAAGAGCAACTGTATGTTATGCTCCCatgtgttattattttttaattatttatttaccttCTTGGTATTTTACCTTTGAAATGATAAATGTGCAGATGGATCTTTTAATGTTCAAGGAAATGAATCCGTTCCTCTGTAGATATTCACTTGTTTGACTCATTGTGCTAGCCAAAAGCTActataacttttattttatttttcctggAATGAGCTTCCTTTAATTCAACAAAAAGATGAGCTACTTCCTAATGATGGAGCactgtgattttttattttttatttttatttttaaaacagaGCACTGTGATTTATTAATATGTTTGTAATGATCTTAATTAACAAGGAATGTCTTGTAAGTCTTTTATATTTTACCGAATCTGATTTAGGTATATTGCAAGGTGGAGAAGGAAGAAGTCACTAGTTTGACCCCAAGGATAATAAATCAATTATGTTTTACTGAACCtgatatctatatctatattacaAGGTGGAGAGGGATGGAGGTGGAGCTAGTGGGTATGGGTTGTCTAGGTCACTATAGATGCAGGTGGAACTTGATAAAAACATTAACTATCATGGGATTTGCTCAAATTTGTCATAGataattaattctttataatCCCAAGCAGATCGTTATACTACAGAtgaattatttcctgttttgaagcctaattttttttttttttttttttttgcaatagtTTTCTTAGAGTTCTAATGAAAAGTTGGCTGATGCTGATCCAGGTCTTGAAAGCACCTCATGGTGATCTGTTGGCATGTATGGAAATGGCCAAGGTACTTGATCATTAGGTGCTTTGAACCttattctcttttctctttGGCTTTTATGTATCTTGAATTAAGGGAATTTAATCTTTGGAGGTTTGATCTTTTCAGGTTGCTGATTTGATAGCTTTTGTAGCATCTGCAATCTCTACAAGTCAAGAAGATTATATTGATTCATTTGGATATCATTGCCTCTCTGTCTTTAGAGCTATTGGTCTTCCAAGTACTGCAGTGCTCATTCGTGTGAGTACACTGCTCCCTCCCTTATTTCTCTCTCAAACTACATCCTGAAAGATTTAAAGATTTTTCTTCCATACTGCAGGATTTACCTAGTGAGTTGAAAAGAAAACAAGATTTGAAGAAGGCGTGCATTTCTAGCCTTGCTTCTGAATTTCCAGAGGGTTGTAAATTTTATCCAGCAGGTACAAAGGATGAGTTGCATAAGGTATTGTTAATTTCACTCCTTAAACTGGAATGCTTTTAGGTTTTTGTGATGATTTGAACCAATTATGTTTGTCTTCTAATATGATCCCTGTGTTGTTTCCCCTTGAGCTGTTCATTGACATTTTGCTGTGTATTCTGATCCTAGTTCATGTGGCTCTTTAAAGAGCAAAGACTAACAGCCCCCCATTGGCGTAACCAGCGACCTTATGTCATGGCTCAAAAGGTATGGTTTCCGTTCCCCCCTTTACCATATGATACTCATTTTTTGGATACATTCTGTAGTTAACCTGGCATGTTATTTATTCATATAAATTTTTAGGTTACAAATGGAAATATGGAAAAACTGTAGAAAGAggttatttttacattttggcgtatatatataattttatgccAATATTTTCATCTAATGGATGTCATTTTCTTAATAATTGAAAGACATCATAGTATATGCCAAtttcttttgtgttttgtgaGTGCTAAATAAAGAGTGCATGGGTTTGATATGCTTCTCAGCTCTTCTTTTGACCATTACTGATGTATGCCCCATGTCATATTCCGAATGCTATGCAAGGCATTACTATTGGGTACTATATCTGGATCTTTGATATTTTGCAGGTTGATTTGGTAGCTGATGATTCTGCTTCTGGGAAATGCACAGTCTTGCTCACTGGTTATGTTCGCGCTCGTGGTCTCTCTATCAATCAGTTGGTTAGTATTGGATTTAACATGATTCATCTTGATATAGGTAATATACTGCATTTAACATTACATATGGCTGTGTTAGGTTCACATTTCAGGTGTTGGAGATTTTCAATTATCGAAGATTGAACTGCTTAAGGATCCATGTTCCCTGAATGCAAGAAAAGGAGATGACTTGATGGAGTCAGATGAAATAGACAATGCACAAGTACGGCTCTTTACTTGCATGAAACCCCTCCCACTGGGCAATCCTAACCCCCATGCATCACCACCACTAAACAAGAAAATAGGATCCTTTGTTACTGGAGGAATATCTTCTTCCCCACAAACATCATTGGTTTATTATGCTCTTTTCAAGTATTGTTGATATTATAAAATTGCCGATTTTTGGATACAAATACAAGATCAACAGGTgtctttaaaattctattttcAAGTATTGCTTGGTCCAGCTTCTACTGCTTGGAAACATATAAGCACCAACATAAGCTGGGCCAGACAAgcataaagtaataaaaaattcaatgttGCATGTCTATTCCAATATTAGAGCTTATATCACCAATTTAATAGTGGATATTAGCATAGTGCTATAGCATCTGGAACTTTTCATTTAGATTATTTAAGTTTCAATATGGATATATTCATATGTTCATTCTTAGCTTCATAGTGGTGTGTAATTTCTCATGTACTTACTGTTTTTACCAATGCATTGCAGGTGATCAGTTGCCTGACTCCTGACCCTCTGAAGCAAGAGCATTTACTTATTGAAAATGTACCTGATCCATTGGCTGGAGAGCAGGTATGTCCAATTAAATGGGAttcttgtgagttgtgactaaGATTAAAAGGATTACACAGTGTAGTTTCTCTGGTTGAAATGCTTTAGACTTAAACCTGCTACTGAATTAATTGTTATCAGATTTTGGGAATTTCATAGTATTGTTGATCTGATTTATTTTAATCAGACATGGCCAACAGAGGAGGAAATGGCTGAAGCCGAAAGAAATCACAAGGAAAAGAAGTTGAAAAATAAGATGCTTCCTCGAGGAACTTCTGATTACCAGGTTTGTGGCATTCAATGTTGATATTCACTTAATTTTTCATACTACATACAATATAAATGCATATCACTGATGGTGAGAAATGACATGGAATATTAATTTTAGGCTGCTTGGATTGTCGATGACTCTGATGTTGACAATTCAGAGAGTGAAGAGAATGAAGATGGAGATGATGGTATGGTACTTGATAATGGTGAAGATGTTATTCCCAGACAAGGACATGGGGATTGCTTTGCTCTTGATGAGGATCAGGGTTCCCTCTCACTGCACTCCGATGAAGAAACAGATACAGATTCTGTGATGATGGTGAGTAGTTACAACGTGTTGATTCAGTCACATACTcacataatacttaatattgATATTGATGAGTCTTGTATAATTTCTATATGACAAGTGTTTTTGCAAATGAACTTATGAACCTCACTAAAGTTCCTGCacacaaaaatgaaaatatctacccatataaaaatatttgtggAAGGTGGGAGGAATTTGAGAAAAGAACTACcaagtaataaattatatactgaTCAAACAAGCCATAAATTCATTGTTCCTGAATATGGAAGCTTTATTTCACTGTTTTATAGGAGAGTGAGAAGTTGACTAAGGAGCAAATTGAGGATGagattaagaaaattaaagaatccCATGCAGAAGACGAAGGTAGTAAAAGCTTTTCATTGATCTCTTTTACATGATTATTTGCTGTGTTCTTTTTAGTGGTGAGTCATAGAGATGATGTATGATTGGCATTGCTCTGAACGTAGGGTTGTTACATATGCTATTTTAAATGTAAAACAGGTGGAGAATTATTGGCTTGCGTAAGCTTTAGGGTTGGGGTAAAGAATGGTTGTGAACATCAAGCTTTAGGGTTGTTAACTTGTTAAATGTGGGAGTAGATGCAGAAACTAAAAGTTAAAAGTTTTAGAAATCATTCCTAGAGGAAACCCCGCATATCATACCCATTGGAAGAAGTGCATATCAcaactcaaaacaaaaaatgaattttcttgaaaatttctTGCTTGAGTTCTGATGAAAAATACTTCCGCAAACTTCCCAAGTTCCTAACTTTAAGGAAAATTCTCTCTGACAAGTAGTTTGCTCTACTATTGAGACACTTccatacttatatatatttactagttttttcacaatgcccaatgtttatttttaaataagaacttcaaagtatatcaatacaagattatatctcttttttaatttttttgataatgaataatttttattgtagaaaaaaaGACAATATGACtcatgaaattatatctctcttttaattttttgataataaataatttttttttaataaaggcattgtaaacatcaaaattctaaattaaagaaatgcatatgtatttttttttttgtagctgccaattaatttaatttaatttaataagagtaatagagtagagtacttacttttcaataatatactctagcatattcatagtatatgtttaacaattatgctaactctgattgggatgtggttcgaacctaagaactttcttatagaaattaatgggtaagttaaaagttaacagaatattccgttactaaagtttatactaacggaatgtggggttatttaagggaagaaaataatataatagagggtaaagacgaaaaatcataaaaaattactaaaatcaaaataatatgaaccattcatttaagtaaataattaccacTAACATTTTTTCCTTCCCGTTAGtgccctaactttattggctttgattaagattgtagatatatatacacacacagactTTTGGTGATTCTTGATTTCACTAAACAGTACAAAATTCAAAACATTCCATCTTTGCCTAAGTTGCACCAACTTTGAGCTTGAGCTTTGGAATCTAGTTTTCCATACCATAAAACTTACTTAGGTTCTGTTATTTATTCTAACTAGCCCTAATACACTTAGTTGTGAAATAACTGCTGATGCCCGCTACCGTGGGGGAGGGGTCCTCAGGGCTTAGGCCAGTGAAGTTTATATTTGTTGTAATATGCATGGAATGAAATAAtctcacctttttttttccacttaTACTTGGTTATGgtttattaatttaatcatatgaTATTGATATTTCATTTTTACTGAAACATATTTGATCTTATTGCAGATATAACATTCTCAAATTCTGTTGATCTTATTCTTTAAGTTCATCTATTCTATCTTTTTGTCTGCTTTTCTGCATTTTTGTTCATGTGAAAATTAATTGATGAAATCAGCGTCTGATGGTTTACTTTTTCATACCAGAGTACCCTGATGAAGTGGATACTCCATTGGATGTTCCTGCTAGGAAACGCTTCGCCAAATACAGAGGCCTGAAGTCTTTCAGAACTTCTTCGTGGGATCCCAAAGTACTTGCTCTAACGGAACAtatcttctgtttttttttccttgtgatTTCGTATGTTATCTGACAATTTCAAATATTGTGGGTGTGTGTGCGTTCAGGAATCTCTACCTCCAGAGTATGCTAGAATATTTGCATTTGATAATTTCACTAGGACACAAAAGCTTGTACTGGCTAAGGCTCAAGATTTGGAACAAAATAATGTTTCAGAATGTGTACCAGCAGGCTCATATGCAAGGCTACATATCCGTGATGTGCCTATTGGTGCTGCAAACAAGCTATGTATGCTAGTTAAGACCATGCCTGTAATCTCATGTGGTCTCTTGCAACATGAGTCCAAAGTTTCTGTCCTTCATTTCAGGTCTGTGttgaattacatttttatttcattgcttTCTTGTCTTTGCCTTTCTATGATGTAGCACCTACTGTTATATGTTTATATCTTTGGAAATATACATTTCTAATTACTATTGTCTGTCTTTACAGCATAAAAAAGCATGAGTCATACAGTGCCCCTATCAAAGCAAAAGACGAAATGTTGTTTCATGTTGGGTTTCGCCAGTTTGTGGCAAGGTATAGTTTTCTTAGAATGTCTCGGGTAACAgagttgttagattttttgCTATTATGTATAGTAAATTCTTACTGCAAAATTTCTGTTGGTTGCAGGCCGATATTTTCTTCAGATAATATCAACTCTGACAAACACAAAATGGAGAGGTTTCTTCATGCTGGGCGCTTTTCAATTGCTTCAATCTATGCTCCAATTTCATTTCCCCCACTTCCATTGATTGCTCTCAAGACTGATGGAGAATCTACTTCATTGGCTGTTGCCGCTGTTGGTTCCTTGAGAAGTATTGACCCTGATAGAATTATTCtgaagaaaattattttgacgGGGTAAAATTTCGCTCTTTTTGTAGTCTCTGTATGCAAGTATTATTTTTGCCTTCGTAGACAAAAATATGAAAGCATAAATAACCTAGAGTAGacaaaattattagaaaatcTCATTTGAGATGACAATTATAGATATTCTAAAACTCGATTTTCACAATGCACTTAATGTCTGTGATGCAGTTACCCTCAAAGAGTGTCAAAAATGAAAGCCTCTGTAAGATACATGTTTCACAATCCGGAGGATGTGAGATGGTTCAAGGTAAAGGAGTTTGTTTGATATAATATGCTTGATATTGAGGTATAACTGCTTTCAagttttatgaattatttgttgATATTACTGTTTCCTGCAGCCTGTTGAGGTTTGGACAAAGTGTGGTCGCCGTGGTCGTATTAGGGAACCTCTTGGCACACATGGTATGCCTTCTTACTAAACTGAAGTTATTAGTaataggtttaaatatttgtgtAATCTCAAATCAATCCGTGCCTTTCAAAAAGTTAAAGTAGTTGATTGAAAAAAACAGAACGGGAAGAAATTCTtagttgtatttttttatatccGACTCTCAGGGGCAATGAAGTGCGTTTTCAATGGAGTCCTCCAGCAGCACGACACTGTATGCATGAGTTTATTCAAACGTGCGTACCCCCGCTGGCCGAACCAGTGGTACCCAATTGGCGCTTAGCTTTTTAAGCGGTTCCATTTGTAGGGGCTATCTGGGATCGGGGAGGGTTGgcattcttgtttctttatgCTAATGGGAATGAAGCTCTGGTTCAGAATAGGCTATTCATTGTGTCCGATGGCAAGAAGCTACATGTGCAACCAAGTTCCAAATGCCGCGTTTTTGCTAGATATGTGTATAGCCAAAAATTTTGCATATGCTTCTATTAATCTACGAATTCTACAAGTATTATTGGGGTAAAAGGCTCATTGGatacatttttctcttttttgggTGTATCTTATTGAATTTGCTGTCCCTGTGTTCACCATTTATGATGAAATTTGGAACTGGTCTTTTCCTAGTGAGATtagattcataatataattttcccttGTCAGTTATTACTGTCATTTTACGTACAAAAAtagaaatacaaataatttaatttccataAATTGTGTCCAAACCGTGCTCCAAATGTGTCTGCAGAAGATGAATTTAACCAAGTACAATATCAAAGCAGCAAACTATGAGTGCAGCTTTAGCAtacaaaaatattgaaaataaaaacaataggGAGAAGCGTTACTCCTGTGGGTTTGTCTTTCACTTCTGGGCAAGCTGTTCTAAGACTGAAAAACATGTAAAACAGCATTCTAAACTCCCATAAAGACTATTTTCTTTTAATGGTATAAATCTTGTACCAACAAAACCACAGACTCTAGGTAGTTGTTGTGTGTAGAAACTCGCGTGGGCAGCTAAATATTTTCACCAGGAGGTAGCTCTGCAAGCTTTGGTGGAGTGCCAAGCACCCGTTCCATATCAAAGCGGACTTCAATATTGCGAATGCTATAACCGACTACCATAAGCCAGTAAAGGAGCTTTGCAAGTTCTGGAACACTCGTCTCTGTTACACTTGTCTGCAGcccattttaaataaataaataaataaagaacttGAGGATTTCTAAATGTCTAGTCCCTAGTCAATGAGTTTATATATTAGGGCATGCTGACAGCTGAAAGTCGCACCTCTCAACCACAAAAAATAGATAATTTGCAATGGGGTAATCCTGAGTTCAAGTAACAAGAATTTAAAAAGGTAGTTCTGTGAAGCAGGTTTGTACCTTCATCTGACTAGGATCTGAAACTACTAAGAGGCGTTTTATAAATGTGTTCATCGCTAGCACAACATCTTCACCGGCACTACTAGTTAGCTCCTGCACAATAATATATCCATACCAGAGAGTGCTTAGCAAATGGAAATGGAACTAACAAGCTTTCAGGACGTTTATCAACACAAAAGATAACGGAATATAGGCATTGGTATGGTAGTCATACCAATTACAAATGAACTGCCTGACAAAAGATAAACCAAAGGTACTGAATAGCTTGTCTTAAGATCAATGATATGCAAGATCAGGAACTAGAATGCTCAAATACCCCCTAGATCAAGAATTGTTAacattgctttcaaaaaaaaaagaattgttaACATTCTTACCTTGAGGTTTTGAGGCTCAAGAGTCTTTAGATATTCAAGCAATTCATTCTGTCCATTAGCAGCTTTCCTCTCTATTTGACGAGTCAATTCTTCAACTTCTGCTTCAAGTAACTCAATGTATTTCACTGCATCTATTTTTTCAGGACCAGAAACGTTATTCCACCTAATAACTTCACCAGTGACCTTTTTCTGTGTACCTGGTGCATAATCTGGTAAATCCTGTATAATAAAGAGTTTTCAATTCCCCATCAGATATTGAAAAGGTCTGACAGAGTCACAGAAGAAAATGTAAACAGTGATTCAAGTAACTAGGATACACTGAGAACATAAATCTacataagaaaaaataatcaGCAGTGATAAAAGGAAATAGGCTCTGCAAAATCACAAATATATCGTGCATGACTCTATAACTTTGAATTGAACCGTGCTTTGATATTTACAGTGCTGATAGATAGAATTGAGATCCAAATACTGTAAAGTAAAAATTCATCCTGAAGCCATTGTGCATATGAACATAAAACATTGAATTATAAACAAGGGAATGAATTGTGTCACCATCTTAGACCTGCGTAGACCAAATTCCCTTTAATGTTCTTCAATTATGTTAGGTTGCTCTATGGATGCAAGCAGGAGTTAGAGTTTAGAGAGagacaaataaaatattcaaactttATGACCCTAAGTACTTAAATAAATACTGCTAAATGCCTAAATTTGAATcagttttttaataaatatatgtgttaAGTTGCTTGTAAATCAGTGATGGATGAGATTTTAGAAGAGAGATATTTGGGGATTGAAAGAAgtaaagaattaataaatgggAATAGCTCGTAGCATTAACAGTGCAACGCGAGGCTATGGATAGAGGAAATAATGAGAACAAAAAGTGGATTATAACTAATCTTTTGACCTTGGGGAAAGACATCATAGTTCTTTATTCCCGCCACAGCTAAGGTGGGTGGTGTACTGGTGTCTTAGCTCAGGTTTAACAGCATATAAAGCCCATAATTAAAACTGGCTAAGAATAAAAGCTACCCTGCCATGTGACAAAAGCTGTAGGTTGAGTAAGCAGTAACAGTAATAAAGTAATCATCATAAAGAGGATGCACTACCACATTATCTATCTATATACTATGCTACATATAAAAGTTTCTTGTATTTGTCCCTATTTTATTGTGAAGGTTAGAATATcttttactaaaatttaatttttcctttattaaTAAACTATTACAGAGTAATTAGTTGAAAATGCTATTAAAATAATAGGTATCCACAGTAGTCGGATACTCGGATTCTATGTGTGTCCCCACTTTTCAAAATTCTAGCTTTGCCCTGCGTAATGCAATCAACTAcggagtagttttttttttttaatcatatcaGAGAAGATGATATGTGTTCTCATAAATGTTTGTACTTTGTAGAATTTCTGCAGTAATATAGCCACGGGATCAAAGTTGAATATGAAACAACCAGGAAGGGGAAAATGCAATGAAAAAATAAACTCACAGTTTTCTCCTGTGTTTCAGGGTTAGGAAGAGCAGCAAGTTGCAAGCTTTGTTGCATCTCCAATCGGAACTGTGCATTTCGGAACATATATCCTGTCATCATAACGCTATACATAAGCTGCGCAAGATTTTCAGCAACCTGAGGAGAAGTCAATGTACACTCAAAATTAATAAGGAGCCAGGCTTAAATCTAATGCATGTCCATGATAAAGCAAAGACATCAAAATCCACAAAAAAAAGGGTGCAAAGCTTGACAAACACAGGCACATACAGTGGTTACTGTGACTGCAAAAAATTGAGGAGGCAGTGTTCCCATCATATTTGTCACTGTTTGGCGCATTGCATCCACTACCTTTCATGGCATCACCAGGAGAAAGTTTAGTTCTTCCTACATTCTTTGGCTACAAGAAATAGATGAAATACAGGAAAACAAGAAGTTCTGAATTTGACCTAAACATGCATTATCCATATGAAATTCCAAGAAGACATACTTGCATCATTGCATATACCATGAATTGCCTATATCTTCAGTTTAATGCAGCCATTAACAGTACCTGTTGAGGCGCTCTTTTGATGAACAGTTCCATAAAATCAGGCTGCACATTTTGGACATACTCCAGCAAAATATCCCTCCTGTTCTTATGCTGCAAAATTTACATTTCAAAACTCAGTACTATTAATTCACGCATTCAAAACTTCTATGTGCTGATACTTCAACATTCATTTACACAAATACTACTCCCTCCATTGCCAAACTtcgttaattttttaaaatatccgTCCTGTTCTTATGCTGCAAAATTTACATTTCCAAACTCAGTACTAGTAATTCATGCATTCAAAACTTCTATTTGCTgatactacaacattcatttaCACAAATACTACTGCCTCCATTGCCAAACtccgttaatttttttaagcaGTCAATGCGACTAAATTATCGATTGATTTTGAACCTGATCAATTACTCATTGTAGAAGAAAATGCGACAAACATGTAATAATCGGTAGACACAAAACGTAGAGAATGTAACGGAGAGTACCAAAGTGCCGTTGGGAGGTTTGTAATCGGCGGCATTAGGATCGTTTTTATCGGCGTCCTTGCCGTCAGAATCGGAGCTATCGAAAGATTGAGCTCCGACAATGAACCCTCCCCGGCCACTAGTTCTCACCGAGATGCTAGTGGAAGGAAAGAGTCGAGTTTTCCGGCACGAAACGAGAGCCGGAGGTGAAGAAGTCGAGGAAGATGAAGACGAAGAACGTCGAGATTGTAATAGGAAGAATGGCTTCAACGTTAACGAAGACATTTTCAAAATTGCTTGGAATTTATAGAGAATTATTTGTTCTTTGTTGCCGGCTAAAACCCTTCTTCTTCTATCTCCATAGCCATAAGCGATAATCTAGGAGCCTAGGAGAGAGCTTTTAGGGGGAGTTGAGTGAGTGAGTAAGCATGGGATAAACGTTTGGgcctatgatattatttggatACATGGGCCTTTAAGATTCATGTCCCAACAACTTGCATTTAACTGTGTCACATGACAAATTATACTTGGACCAGAtataccttgcattgtagacctgattcaaaaataacattcagattttgtgttgtagttgacacattttgtacctacaagTGACAATTTTGTACTTGTAGCTATTATATCATATGTCAGCAATTACCAAGTTATCTATTTTGACTGtttacatgtataaaaattgttaattgtagatatgaaatgtgttaactgaaaacgcataatttttatatcagagttcataatgcaatatgaacttACAACTGGTGTCACATATCAGATCACTGTTCCATtattacaacttacaaattatttaTTGGATTGTTTCAATTGTactaatttcaataattataatagcAATAAATGAATCAAGTTTAAGGGTTTTAGTGTTCAATCAAGTTTAAGGGCTTTATTCCTGAAACAGGGCGTGTAaatgtgaaaatgtaatatttatgcttgaaaatgtaacattaatcaataataaattgttttttttttcgaacccactcccattattcatgtgagagtgttaactgggacaccggatgccacttgacaacaaggtctttggcaataataataataaattgtttgttatttagaaggagaaatgtaatacttttgtaatatttatggaTTAAATATATAGTGGGTGGCCACATGATCGAATCACGATGGTGAAGATattttgtaaagaatcatgagtgtttctaaaaaaatagttagttaatacttatgaaaaaatCGATCTTGAAATGGCCTCATAGGAGATTTTGcttgtaatatattattttgaacaatattattttgctttcatttatttatttaatggaAAAGGGTCTAATACACCCTTAAACATTACATAATAAATCAATTAGAGTCTCGAGcttttaaaagttgtaattaggtacataaccATGTTAATTTAGTGCATCAAAACCCAAATACCTACTAGTTACATGTAATAACAAGTTACTATGTGTTTCGACAGTGTTACGGTACAAAAATCGAAGATGACGACCATCATATTGCCGGATAAgggttggtcgccttctctatggttggagaaggtgaccaaacTAGTCACCATCTCCAAGGGACAGAGCAGGCGACCAATTTTAGTGGCCCCCTTTGTTTACCATCTTCGTTTATGAAGAAGGCATCCAACCCTTATCCGAGACGTGTTGGTTGCCGTCGTCGGTTTTCGCCATCGAAACATGATTAGATAACTTAGTGATTTGTTATTAGCACATCTACATCATTGTTGTTGGTTTTTGGAATAGTGTTTGCCACATGGAGAAAAGATATGGTAGGATAGAGGATAATTGCTTATGTTATTTTGGTTTTTGGAACAGTAGTAGTGTGACAATGGAAACCAAGAAAAGAGAGATGCTGTGTGCATTTCGCGCACAGTAGGCGCATGCACTGCACGGGCTCGTCAGGCGTGCCTGACAGAtacctttatttattatttttaataaatcaaatttgttttttttttctctccttccattatttctttaataattacatttacaaaaaactctttaaaaaacaacaaaaaaaactcTATTACTAAAAATGCTCTTACAGGTTATTAATAGGCATTTAGATCTTAATGCATTAAACTCTACTACTGAAGATGCTTTTATAGATTATTAATAGGCATTTAAATCTTGATGCATTAAATcaacatatttatgtacctaattgtaacttaCAAAGTTTTTGGAGTCTAATTAAGTTATGAGGTAAAGTTAAGGGGTTTAATAAATCAAGATCTCAAacatctttgtttttgttttttgttttttgtccATTTTTAATGTGCTCCGTAcgaaatgaaaat
It includes:
- the LOC116032079 gene encoding pre-rRNA-processing protein TSR1 homolog, whose product is MGGRAQVNKAHKTRFSSKSSRNVHKVPSQDKGKWARPERNVLKGARATRLQRNKMIREQKKAALLKEKRASSGSDAPPRVIVLFGLSASLDLCSLEQDILTLLSAEGTSSGFPAVASSEFKLRATVLKAPHGDLLACMEMAKVADLIAFVASAISTSQEDYIDSFGYHCLSVFRAIGLPSTAVLIRDLPSELKRKQDLKKACISSLASEFPEGCKFYPAGTKDELHKFMWLFKEQRLTAPHWRNQRPYVMAQKVDLVADDSASGKCTVLLTGYVRARGLSINQLVHISGVGDFQLSKIELLKDPCSLNARKGDDLMESDEIDNAQVISCLTPDPLKQEHLLIENVPDPLAGEQTWPTEEEMAEAERNHKEKKLKNKMLPRGTSDYQAAWIVDDSDVDNSESEENEDGDDGMVLDNGEDVIPRQGHGDCFALDEDQGSLSLHSDEETDTDSVMMESEKLTKEQIEDEIKKIKESHAEDEEYPDEVDTPLDVPARKRFAKYRGLKSFRTSSWDPKESLPPEYARIFAFDNFTRTQKLVLAKAQDLEQNNVSECVPAGSYARLHIRDVPIGAANKLCMLVKTMPVISCGLLQHESKVSVLHFSIKKHESYSAPIKAKDEMLFHVGFRQFVARPIFSSDNINSDKHKMERFLHAGRFSIASIYAPISFPPLPLIALKTDGESTSLAVAAVGSLRSIDPDRIILKKIILTGYPQRVSKMKASVRYMFHNPEDVRWFKPVEVWTKCGRRGRIREPLGTHGAMKCVFNGVLQQHDTVCMSLFKRAYPRWPNQWYPIGA
- the LOC116032080 gene encoding uncharacterized protein LOC116032080, whose amino-acid sequence is MSSLTLKPFFLLQSRRSSSSSSSTSSPPALVSCRKTRLFPSTSISVRTSGRGGFIVGAQSFDSSDSDGKDADKNDPNAADYKPPNGTLHKNRRDILLEYVQNVQPDFMELFIKRAPQQVVDAMRQTVTNMMGTLPPQFFAVTVTTVAENLAQLMYSVMMTGYMFRNAQFRLEMQQSLQLAALPNPETQEKTDLPDYAPGTQKKVTGEVIRWNNVSGPEKIDAVKYIELLEAEVEELTRQIERKAANGQNELLEYLKTLEPQNLKELTSSAGEDVVLAMNTFIKRLLVVSDPSQMKTSVTETSVPELAKLLYWLMVVGYSIRNIEVRFDMERVLGTPPKLAELPPGENI